CATTGATGCAGGCCAGCAGCCGGTCGTCGTTGCGGCGCTGGGGCGTGACGGGCCAGGCACCGCCGGCATCGGTTTCGACCTGGCGGCTGAGCAGCTGGGCTACTTCGCGCACGGCCAGACGGCGCAGCTGAAGCAGATTTTCGGCCTGGAAAAAGTTGAGCAGGGCTGTGGGCACCTTGGCCGGGTCGTAAATCTTGCCTTCTTCCAAGCGGGTGCGCAGCTCTCCCACCGTCAAATCCACGTTGACCACCTCGTCGGCCTGCTTGAGGAGCTGATCCGGGACTCGCTCGGTCACGTCGGTACCGGTGATTTTGAGCACCTGGTCGTGCAGGCTTTCCAGATGCTGCACGTTGAGGGCCGTAATTACCGAAATACCCTGACTTACCAAAAACGCCACATCCTGCCACCGCTTTTCATGCCGGGAGCCGGGCACGTTGGAATGGGCCAGCTCATCGACTACGACCACCTGCGGCCGGCGCTGCACAATGCCTTCCACATCCATTTCCTCCAGGGCCCGCCCCTTGTAAAACAGCTGCTTGCGCGGCAGCAGCGGCAGGCCGATAAGCTGGCCCACCGTGCCGGCCCGGCCGTGGGTTTCGATATAGCCCAGGAGCACATCCACGCCGTGCTGGTGCAAATCCTGGGCTTCCTGGAGCATGCGGTAGGTTTTGCCCACGCCGGCAGCCAAACCCAGGTACACCTTGAGCGTGCCGCGCCGCTTGCCCTGCACCAGGCGCAGAAACCGCTCGGCCGACTGGTCGCGCTGGTCCTGCTCGGAAGATGAACTCATGGCGAAAGCAGGAAGAAGTGGGTTAGAACGAAAGCGCCACGCTGGTCGTCAGGTTGCCGTAGCCGTCGGCCGTCTGGGCGTCGCGCTGCTGAAAAATGGCGTCTTGGGCTTGCAGGTAGCGGCCTTCCACCCGAAACAGCACGTTGGCGGCCGGGGCGTAATCCAGGTTCAGGGAGCCGCCCGCCACCCGAAAATCCGCGTCGGTGCGGGCCGGCTGCAGGCTGCTGATGATGACCCCGCGCTGGGCGTAGTAGTACTCACCGCGCAGCGTGCCGGAAAGCTTGTCGGCCAGCTTCAGCTTCACAAAGGCGGCGGCCGTGTGCCAGGTGTCGTAGCCACGGCGGCCGGCGCTTTGCTGCTTGCCCACGTCGAATACCGCTGCCAGAGCCAGCCGCTCGGTGGCCGCGTAGGTGAGGTAGAAATTGTGGAAGTAGCGCCGGCGGCGGAGCGAGTCCTGAGGCTGCTCGTTGCCCAGGAAGGTGCTGGAATTGATCAGGAGTTTATCCGTCGGCTTCCACTGAATCTGGGTGCCGAGGGCCTTGCCCTGGTTGGTCTCGCGGATGTTCTGCCAGCCGTTGAGCACCAGGCCGGTTAGGGTGAGCTGGGGGGCTACTTCGTAGGTAAAGCGGGCCCCGGCTTCGTAGTAGGGCGAGTTTTCGGCCATCAACGAGCGGGTCAGCGTCCAGTTGTCCTTGCTCAGGGCCGACTCAAAGCCAATATGGGAGCTGAAAATACCCAGGTCCAGCCAGGCTTTCTGGAACGGCCGGAAGCCGGCGTAGGCTTCGTAGATGTGCTTGAACACGGGGTCCTCGGCGGCGTAGTTGGCCGCCACGTAGCTGCCCGCGTGCAGGCCCACGGCCCCGCGCACCCGCCCGTCGTCGTAGCGCAGCCCGACCAGGCCTTGGTTGACGGTAAACTCGTTTTGACGGTTGTGCGAGTACAGAAAGCCCGGGCGGGTGTTGGTGGCCGGGTGCTTAAAATCAAAGCCGTAATAGCCATCCACAAAGCCGTAAAAGGTCAGCGGATTGGCAGCAGGCGGTGGGGTGGCAGCCACCGAATCGGCGGCCGAGGGAGCCTGGGCCAGCGCGGCGCCGGCAGTGGTGAGCAGCAGGCCCAAGGTCAAGAAGTGTTTCATTATGGAGTCGCCCGTGGGGCGAAGGGAGTGGTGCGGGCCGCCAAGAATTCAGGCCCGCCCGGGTGAATAGAAAAAGGAAAAAGTGAGTTGCCCGTTAGCGTTGCGGCAGCGGGGCCAGCTCGTCCAGGGCCAGGTTCAAGGCTAGCAGGTTGACCTTAGCCGGTCCGAAAAAGGCGAAGATGGGCTCTTCCACGTGGGCCGCTACCAGCTGCCGAACCCGCTCGGCGGGCAGGCGGCGCAGCCGGGCCACCCGTTCCACTTGGGCGTAGGCGCCTTCGGGCGACAGGTGCGGGTCGAGGCCCGAGCCGCTGGCCGTAACCAGTTCGGCGGGCACTTCTCCCCGTTTCACCGTGGGGTTCTGGGTTAGAAAGGCTTCCACCCGGGTGTGGACTTCGGCCAGGTACTCGGGGTTCGACGGGCCCTTGTTGGAGCCGGCCGAGCCGCTGGCATTGTAGTCCACGGCCGAGGGGCGGCTGGTGAAGTACTCGGGCCGGTCAAACTTCTGGCCCACGTTGGCAAAGCCCACGACCCGGCCCTGACGGGTGATTTGCTCGCCTTGTCCGCGGCCGGGCGCCACCTGGGCGGCGGCCCACACCAGGGCCGGATACAAGCCGCAGCACAGCAGCAGCATCACCAGCGTGAGGCGCAAAGCGGGAATGAGTTGATTTTTCATGGTTGGTTTTCGCAATTGGTACATTTGAGGTATGCCTGACAGCCCGATTCCCGATAATCAGATGGTCACCGTGATGGTGGCCGAAACCACGTTTGCGGTTCTGACCATGCCAGGCAGAAAGTTTCGGGTTGACTTTGTAGAAAAAGCCGAGGCGCGTCTTAAGCCGGGAATGCGGGGAGAATCCATGAGTTGCTCAGAGCATCCCTTGCTGCTAAGCCTCAATAGCCGCTTGGTTGATGTATACATCACTTCCCGGCCTCAAAACCCGCGGCAACTGCTTGCTGAGATTCGTAAGCGAATTCAGCTTGTGTTTCAGGAGTGGCGCGATTGGCGTTGCGTGTTATTTGGAAGAGGGGCATTCGGTGAAAGTCACCTCCGACGAAACCTGCTCGATGGGTCCGGATTACTTTTGTCGGGCGCGCCACTTTCTGTTGCTCAAGCCGTTATGAATGCGTGTACCGAACACGGTGTATCGGCTTATTTTCTTGGCGAGATTGAGAATTCTCCACTGGCAAGCCCTACGTTTCACTTGCTTCTCGTCGGTGACAAGGGATATGTCATTGCGCAGGACTTTCGTTTCGTAGAGCTTTGAAGCCTACAAAAACACTCCCACAAGCAGGTCAATGACCTTGATGCCCACGAAGGGCACCAGCACCCCGCCCAGGCCGTAGATGAGTAGGTTGCGGCGCAGTAGTGCCGAGGCACCCACCGGCTGGTAAGCCACGCCTTTCAGGGCCAGCGGCACCAGGGCCGGAATAATAATAGCGTTGAAAATGACGGCCGAGAGAATAGCCGACTGCGGCGACTTCAGGCCCATGATATTCAGCGCGCCCAGGGCCGGAATGCCCACCATGAACAGGGCCGGCACGATGGCGAAGTACTTGGCCACGTCGTTGGCAATGCTGAAGGTGGTGAGCGTGCCGCGGGTCATGAGCAGCTGCTTGCCGATTTCGACCACCTCGATGAGCTTGGTGGGGTCGTTGTCGAGGTCGACCATGTTGCCGGCTTCCTTGGCGGCCTGGGTGCCCGAGTTCATGGCTACTCCCACGTCGGCCTGGGCCAGGGCCGGGGCGTCGTTGGTGCCGTCGCCCATCATGGCCACCAGCTTGCCCTGCTCCTGCTCGCGGCGGATGTAGTGCATCTTGTCCTCGGGCTTGGCCTCGGCAATGAAGTCGTCGACTCCGGCTTTTTCGGCAATAAACTTGGCCGTCAGCGGATTATCACCCGTTACCATCACCGTCTTGATGCCCATGTTGCGCAGACGGGCAAACCGCTCCTGAATGCCAGGTTTAATGATGTCCTGCAGCTCGACTACGCCCAGCACCCGGTCGTTGTGGCTGAGCACCAGCGGGGTGCCGCCGTTGCTGGCCACGGTTTTTACCCGCTCGGCTACTTCGGCAGGATAAGCGTTGCCAGTTTGCTCGGCCAGCTGCCGGATGGCGTCGGCGGCGCCCTTGCGCAGGCGGGTGCCGTCCGAGAGGGTCACGCCGCTGCTGCGGGTTTCGGCCGTGAACTTGATGAGCTCGGCGCCCTGCAACCGGGCCTGAAGCTGCTCGGGGCTTACTTTGTTGTCCCGGGCCAGTTCCACGATGCTCTTGCCCTCGGGCGTTTCGTCGGTGAGGGAGCTAAGCGTGGCGGCCTCGATAAACTGGCTGATGGGCACGCCCGGGGCGGGCCAGAAGTGGGTGGCTTTGCGGTTGCCGATGGTGATGGTGCCGGTTTTGTCGAGCAGGAGCACGTCGATGTCGCCGGCGGTTTCCACGGCCTTGCCGCTCTTGGTAATGACGTTGGCGCGCAGGGCCCGGTCCATGCCGGCAATGCCGATGGCGGAGAGCAAGCCGCCAATGGTAGTCGGAATCAGACACACGAACAAGGCAATGAAGGCGGCAATGGCAATGGGCGTCTTGGCATAGGCCGCGAAGGGTGCCAGCGTCACGCACACAATCACGAAGACCAGCGTGAAGCCCGCCAGCAGGATGGTGAGGGCAATTTCGTTGGGCGTTTTCTGGCGCGAGGCGCCTTCCACCAGGGCAATCATCTTGTCGAGAAACGACTCGCCGGGGGCCGTGGTCACTTGCACCACGATGCGGTCGGACAAGACCTTGGTGCCGCCCGTGACGCTGGATTTGTCGCCGCCGGCTTCGCGGATAACCGGGGCCGATTCGCCCGTGATGGCCGACTCATCAATGGTGGCCAGGCCCTCGATGATTTCGCCGTCGGTGGCAATGATTTCGCCGGCCTCAACTACGAATACGTCGCCTTTCTGGAGCTGGGCCGAGCTGACTTCCTCGAAGCTGCCCTCGGCAGTGCGCAGGCGGGCGGGGGTGTCCTGGCGGGTTTTGCGCAGCGAATCGGCCTGAGCCTTGCCGCGGGCCTCGGCAATGGCCTCGGCGAAGTTGGCGAAGAGCAGGGTCAGAAACAGCACCACGAACACGGTGCAGTTGTAGCCGAAGCTGCCCTGGGCCGCGTCGGGCCGGACCAGCAGCCCCAGCGTGACGAAGAGCATCACCACCGTGCCGATTTCCACGGTAAACATGACCGGATTACGGAACATCACCCGCGGGTCGAGCTTGACGAAGGCCTGCTTCACGGCCTGGCCCACCAGCGCGGGTTGAAACAAAGATTGGGATTGAGAAGGCATGATGTAGAACTTAGAGCTCAGAGCTCAGAACTTAGAAGGGTATGGATATAGAGCTTAGAGGTGAGAGCTCAGAGCTTAGAAGAAGGAGTAAAAAGGCCATTAGGAGCTCGAGGTGCAGGTTTTAGAACGAGACTGGCCAAACCAGGAAAAGCCTTATCTCTAACTTCTTACCTCCGAGTCCTACCTTCTAGTACAGCGTGAAATACTCGGCCAGGGGCCCCAGGGCCAGGGCTGGGAAGAAGGCCAGGGCGGCAATAATCCAAATCACGAAGAAGACCATGATACCGAAGGTGGCCGTGTCGACGCGCAGGGTACCGGCCGATTCGGGAATGAACTTTTTGCGGGCCAGCAACCCGGCAATGGCCACCGGGCCGATAATGGGCAGGTAGCGGGCCAGCAGCATTACCAGGCCCGTGCTGATGTTCCACCACGGCGTATTGTCGCCCAGGCCCTCGAAGCCCGAACCGTTGTTGGCGGCCGAGGAAGTGAATTCGTAGAGCATTTCCGAGAAGCCGTGGTAGCCGGGGTTGGCCAGCCAGCCGGCGTATT
Above is a genomic segment from Hymenobacter cellulosivorans containing:
- a CDS encoding sensor protein KdpD; this translates as MSSSSEQDQRDQSAERFLRLVQGKRRGTLKVYLGLAAGVGKTYRMLQEAQDLHQHGVDVLLGYIETHGRAGTVGQLIGLPLLPRKQLFYKGRALEEMDVEGIVQRRPQVVVVDELAHSNVPGSRHEKRWQDVAFLVSQGISVITALNVQHLESLHDQVLKITGTDVTERVPDQLLKQADEVVNVDLTVGELRTRLEEGKIYDPAKVPTALLNFFQAENLLQLRRLAVREVAQLLSRQVETDAGGAWPVTPQRRNDDRLLACINANDQAAKEIIRKTSRLADRFGAAAWYVLYVQTTPEAADRINLATQRRLLGNLQLATELGAQILRVKSDDIVGAIRQVAAEKNATLLVCGITREKSLWEQLSRRGVTQDLLRAVARTDQDLDVYLVTY
- a CDS encoding porin translates to MKHFLTLGLLLTTAGAALAQAPSAADSVAATPPPAANPLTFYGFVDGYYGFDFKHPATNTRPGFLYSHNRQNEFTVNQGLVGLRYDDGRVRGAVGLHAGSYVAANYAAEDPVFKHIYEAYAGFRPFQKAWLDLGIFSSHIGFESALSKDNWTLTRSLMAENSPYYEAGARFTYEVAPQLTLTGLVLNGWQNIRETNQGKALGTQIQWKPTDKLLINSSTFLGNEQPQDSLRRRRYFHNFYLTYAATERLALAAVFDVGKQQSAGRRGYDTWHTAAAFVKLKLADKLSGTLRGEYYYAQRGVIISSLQPARTDADFRVAGGSLNLDYAPAANVLFRVEGRYLQAQDAIFQQRDAQTADGYGNLTTSVALSF
- the kdpC gene encoding potassium-transporting ATPase subunit KdpC encodes the protein MKNQLIPALRLTLVMLLLCCGLYPALVWAAAQVAPGRGQGEQITRQGRVVGFANVGQKFDRPEYFTSRPSAVDYNASGSAGSNKGPSNPEYLAEVHTRVEAFLTQNPTVKRGEVPAELVTASGSGLDPHLSPEGAYAQVERVARLRRLPAERVRQLVAAHVEEPIFAFFGPAKVNLLALNLALDELAPLPQR
- the kdpB gene encoding potassium-transporting ATPase subunit KdpB produces the protein MPSQSQSLFQPALVGQAVKQAFVKLDPRVMFRNPVMFTVEIGTVVMLFVTLGLLVRPDAAQGSFGYNCTVFVVLFLTLLFANFAEAIAEARGKAQADSLRKTRQDTPARLRTAEGSFEEVSSAQLQKGDVFVVEAGEIIATDGEIIEGLATIDESAITGESAPVIREAGGDKSSVTGGTKVLSDRIVVQVTTAPGESFLDKMIALVEGASRQKTPNEIALTILLAGFTLVFVIVCVTLAPFAAYAKTPIAIAAFIALFVCLIPTTIGGLLSAIGIAGMDRALRANVITKSGKAVETAGDIDVLLLDKTGTITIGNRKATHFWPAPGVPISQFIEAATLSSLTDETPEGKSIVELARDNKVSPEQLQARLQGAELIKFTAETRSSGVTLSDGTRLRKGAADAIRQLAEQTGNAYPAEVAERVKTVASNGGTPLVLSHNDRVLGVVELQDIIKPGIQERFARLRNMGIKTVMVTGDNPLTAKFIAEKAGVDDFIAEAKPEDKMHYIRREQEQGKLVAMMGDGTNDAPALAQADVGVAMNSGTQAAKEAGNMVDLDNDPTKLIEVVEIGKQLLMTRGTLTTFSIANDVAKYFAIVPALFMVGIPALGALNIMGLKSPQSAILSAVIFNAIIIPALVPLALKGVAYQPVGASALLRRNLLIYGLGGVLVPFVGIKVIDLLVGVFL